A stretch of Gammaproteobacteria bacterium DNA encodes these proteins:
- a CDS encoding amidohydrolase, whose protein sequence is MSKLSAFVPLTRSVFLLGVLIVACEPGPAEYADLVLTGGKVVTVDDARPEAEALAVTGYTITAVGTNEEIAGHVGPSTEVVELDGRLVIPGFIEGHGHYMSLGRSKMILDLTTATSWDDIVQMVGEASSRAAPGEWVTGRGWHQEKWTSTPEPNVDGVPLHTELSAASPENPVSLGHASGHASFANALAMQLAGIDDNTPDPMGGTIVRDASGAATGLMRETAQLLVSEAVARSGEGRSAEDVDAEFVRAVELAGAEALAYGVTSFQDAGSDFGTIDRLRALAAEGALPVRLYVMVRRESNEVMNEKLPAYRIIPEGNDFLAVRSIKRQIDGALGSHGAWLLENYIDIDNPGLVLETVEDITGTAEVAIRHGYQVNTHAIGDRANREVLDLYEKVFAANPDRTDLRWRIEHAQHLNPADVGRFAELDIIASMQGVHATSDGPWLADRLGRERMIQTSYVWRDILDAGVMIANGTDVPVEHISPIASFYSSVSRRMNNGQVLSGEHRMTREEALESYTINNAYAAFEEHLKGSLTPGKLADIVVLSQDIMTIPEDDIPATEVVYTIVGGEVRYSGPEG, encoded by the coding sequence ATGAGCAAGCTGTCCGCGTTTGTTCCGCTCACGCGATCGGTGTTCCTGCTGGGTGTTCTGATCGTCGCCTGCGAACCGGGCCCCGCCGAGTACGCGGATCTGGTGCTGACGGGCGGCAAGGTCGTGACCGTCGACGACGCGCGGCCGGAAGCGGAGGCGCTCGCGGTGACGGGGTACACCATCACGGCCGTGGGGACGAACGAGGAGATCGCCGGCCACGTCGGGCCCTCGACCGAGGTCGTCGAACTCGACGGCCGGCTGGTGATCCCCGGCTTTATCGAGGGTCACGGCCACTACATGAGCCTGGGCCGCTCGAAGATGATCCTCGACCTCACCACCGCTACCAGCTGGGACGACATCGTGCAGATGGTGGGGGAAGCGTCCAGCCGGGCGGCTCCGGGCGAGTGGGTGACCGGGCGCGGCTGGCACCAGGAGAAGTGGACCTCGACGCCTGAGCCCAATGTCGACGGCGTGCCGCTGCACACCGAGCTTTCGGCTGCGAGCCCGGAGAACCCGGTCAGTCTGGGGCACGCCAGCGGCCACGCCTCCTTCGCCAACGCCCTGGCGATGCAGCTCGCCGGGATCGACGACAACACTCCCGACCCGATGGGCGGCACCATCGTGCGGGACGCCTCGGGCGCCGCCACCGGCCTGATGCGCGAGACCGCCCAGCTCCTGGTGAGCGAAGCCGTCGCACGCTCCGGTGAGGGACGCTCCGCCGAGGACGTGGACGCCGAGTTCGTGCGCGCGGTCGAGCTGGCCGGTGCGGAGGCCCTGGCCTACGGGGTGACCAGCTTCCAGGACGCGGGCAGCGACTTCGGCACCATCGACCGGTTGCGCGCGCTGGCGGCGGAGGGCGCGCTCCCGGTGCGCCTCTACGTGATGGTGCGCCGCGAGTCCAACGAGGTCATGAACGAGAAGCTCCCGGCCTACCGCATCATCCCCGAGGGCAACGACTTCCTGGCGGTGCGCTCCATCAAGCGCCAGATCGACGGGGCGCTGGGGTCGCACGGGGCGTGGCTGCTCGAGAACTACATCGACATCGACAACCCGGGGCTGGTGCTCGAGACCGTGGAAGACATCACCGGCACCGCCGAGGTCGCCATCCGGCACGGCTACCAGGTCAACACCCACGCCATCGGCGACCGCGCCAACCGGGAGGTGCTCGACCTCTACGAGAAGGTGTTCGCAGCCAATCCCGACCGGACCGACCTGCGCTGGCGCATCGAGCACGCCCAGCATCTCAACCCGGCCGACGTCGGGCGTTTCGCTGAACTGGATATCATCGCCTCGATGCAGGGCGTCCATGCCACCTCCGACGGACCCTGGCTGGCGGACCGCCTGGGGCGGGAGCGGATGATCCAGACATCCTACGTGTGGCGGGACATCCTGGATGCCGGGGTCATGATCGCGAACGGCACCGACGTGCCCGTGGAGCATATTTCGCCGATCGCGAGCTTCTACTCATCGGTGAGCCGGCGCATGAACAACGGCCAGGTCCTCTCCGGCGAGCATCGCATGACACGCGAAGAGGCGCTCGAGAGCTACACCATCAACAACGCCTACGCCGCCTTCGAGGAGCACCTGAAGGGCTCGCTCACCCCCGGCAAGCTGGCCGACATCGTCGTCCTCTCGCAGGACATCATGACGATCCCCGAGGACGACATTCCCGCCACCGAGGTCGTGTACACGATCGTCGGCGGCGAGGTGAGGTACTCGGGCCCGGAGGGCTGA
- a CDS encoding rhomboid family intramembrane serine protease, whose translation MTPWVRRLITANVVVFLLFAVAGPRSDGFWALTLVPQLAYLRPWTLLTYMFLHAGFWHLALNMLGLYFFGPRLELRMGSAHFLRLYLFGGLGGALFSFLPPMAPVVGASGAVFAVLLGFARYWPREPVYIWGILPIRARWLILFLAGFSLFAGITQVDDGVAHFAHLGGFAGALVYLWARQRRRRMVRRRMQGVVKARPEAEMRRKWDLIPVDELHELNRAEVVALLRKVQAFGVRSLTVDERAFLDRMAP comes from the coding sequence ATGACACCGTGGGTACGAAGACTGATCACCGCCAACGTGGTGGTCTTTCTGCTTTTTGCGGTCGCGGGGCCGCGATCCGACGGCTTCTGGGCGCTCACCCTGGTGCCGCAGCTGGCCTATCTGCGGCCGTGGACGCTTCTCACCTACATGTTCCTCCATGCGGGCTTCTGGCATCTCGCCCTCAACATGCTGGGGCTCTACTTCTTCGGTCCCCGGCTGGAGCTGCGCATGGGGTCCGCGCACTTCCTCAGGCTCTACCTGTTCGGCGGTCTTGGAGGCGCGCTCTTCTCGTTCCTGCCTCCCATGGCGCCGGTCGTGGGGGCCTCGGGTGCGGTGTTCGCGGTCCTGCTGGGTTTCGCCCGCTACTGGCCCCGGGAGCCGGTCTACATCTGGGGCATCCTGCCGATTCGTGCGCGATGGCTGATCCTGTTTCTTGCGGGCTTCAGCCTTTTCGCGGGCATCACTCAGGTAGACGATGGCGTGGCGCACTTCGCGCACCTGGGCGGCTTCGCCGGCGCGCTGGTCTACCTCTGGGCCCGGCAACGCCGCCGGCGGATGGTGCGGCGGCGCATGCAGGGAGTGGTCAAGGCCCGGCCCGAAGCGGAGATGCGGCGCAAGTGGGACCTCATCCCCGTGGACGAGCTGCACGAACTCAACCGCGCCGAGGTCGTCGCGCTGCTCCGCAAGGTGCAGGCGTTCGGCGTCCGCAGCCTCACGGTGGACGAGCGCGCGTTTCTGGACCGCATGGCGCCCTGA
- the ggt gene encoding gamma-glutamyltransferase, translated as MMNSTSRWIVPLLVAVTACQGGEVPPRAEDGVPPTLGLRSQHGMVSSANLIASEVGAEVLASGGNAVDAAIATGLALAVVHPTAGNIGGGGFMVIRSPDGAATAIDFREKAPLAAHPEMFTDEDGEYSFEIHHSSYYAVGVPGTVAGFALAHERYGSGTPWADLVEPAVGLAGDGFTLSPALARSLANVLPRMEPYPASVAQFSKDGVPYEEGELFRQPDLARTLARIRDQGHDGFYSGETARLLAEEMVRGGGMITEEDLARYQAQERTPIHGTYRGYDLVSMPPPSSGGTAIVQMLNILEGFELAALGHNSAAYVHHLTEAMRLAYRDRAQHLADTDFVDVPLERLTSKDYADELRDRIHADQAGHSEPSQLVMAEESTETTHYSVVDRDGMAVSVTYTLEQGYGSKITVPGAGFLLNNEMGDFNGKPGLTNDRGLIGTEANLARPEQRMLSSMSPSVLSRDGELVAVIGTPGGRTIINTVMQLVLNIVDHGMTIEEAVAAPRIHHQWLPNNVRIEEGGISDGDLAALEAMGHEVQVRGSQGRASSIGVDPETGEFVGAPDPRSPDGGAAAPPGN; from the coding sequence ATGATGAATTCGACGTCGCGCTGGATCGTCCCGCTGCTCGTTGCCGTGACCGCCTGCCAGGGAGGCGAAGTGCCCCCCCGGGCGGAGGATGGCGTCCCCCCGACCCTCGGCCTGCGCTCACAGCACGGGATGGTGTCGTCCGCCAACCTGATCGCCAGCGAGGTGGGCGCCGAGGTGCTGGCCAGCGGAGGGAACGCGGTGGACGCCGCCATCGCCACCGGCCTCGCCCTGGCGGTGGTCCACCCGACCGCGGGGAACATCGGGGGCGGGGGCTTCATGGTCATCCGCAGCCCCGACGGCGCCGCAACTGCCATCGACTTCCGTGAGAAGGCGCCCCTCGCCGCCCATCCGGAGATGTTCACCGACGAGGACGGCGAGTACTCCTTCGAGATCCACCACAGCAGCTATTACGCCGTCGGCGTTCCGGGCACGGTGGCAGGCTTCGCCCTCGCCCACGAGCGTTACGGCAGCGGAACGCCCTGGGCGGATCTCGTGGAGCCCGCGGTCGGGCTGGCCGGCGACGGCTTCACCCTCAGCCCTGCGCTGGCGCGTTCACTGGCCAACGTCCTCCCGCGCATGGAGCCTTATCCCGCAAGCGTCGCGCAGTTCTCGAAGGACGGCGTTCCCTACGAGGAGGGAGAGCTCTTCCGGCAGCCGGATCTGGCGCGCACGCTGGCGCGCATCCGCGACCAGGGCCACGACGGCTTCTACAGCGGCGAGACCGCGCGCCTCCTGGCCGAGGAGATGGTGCGCGGCGGCGGCATGATCACGGAGGAGGACCTGGCCCGCTACCAGGCGCAGGAGCGAACTCCCATCCACGGGACCTACCGCGGTTACGACCTCGTCTCGATGCCGCCCCCCTCGAGCGGCGGCACCGCCATCGTCCAGATGCTCAACATCCTGGAAGGCTTCGAGCTGGCGGCGCTGGGGCACAATAGCGCGGCCTACGTCCATCATCTCACCGAGGCGATGCGCCTCGCCTACCGCGACCGGGCCCAGCATCTGGCCGACACCGATTTCGTCGACGTGCCGCTGGAGCGGCTCACCAGCAAGGACTACGCGGACGAGCTGCGGGACAGGATCCACGCCGACCAGGCCGGCCACTCCGAGCCGTCCCAGCTGGTCATGGCGGAGGAGAGCACCGAGACCACCCACTATTCGGTGGTGGACCGCGACGGGATGGCGGTCTCGGTCACCTACACGCTGGAACAGGGCTACGGCTCGAAGATCACCGTGCCCGGAGCGGGCTTCCTCCTCAACAACGAGATGGGCGACTTCAACGGCAAGCCGGGCCTCACCAACGACCGCGGACTGATCGGCACCGAGGCCAACCTGGCCCGGCCCGAGCAGCGCATGCTCTCGAGCATGAGCCCGTCGGTGCTGTCGCGTGACGGCGAGTTGGTGGCGGTCATCGGCACTCCGGGCGGGCGCACCATCATCAATACCGTGATGCAACTGGTGCTCAACATCGTCGATCACGGGATGACCATCGAGGAGGCGGTGGCCGCGCCCCGGATCCATCACCAGTGGCTCCCGAACAACGTGCGCATCGAGGAAGGCGGCATTTCGGACGGGGACCTCGCGGCGCTGGAGGCGATGGGCCACGAGGTCCAGGTGAGGGGCAGCCAGGGGCGGGCCAGCTCGATCGGAGTCGATCCGGAGACCGGCGAGTTCGTCGGCGCCCCCGACCCGCGCAGCCCGGACGGAGGGGCGGCGGCACCGCCGGGCAACTGA
- a CDS encoding MFS transporter, with product MKEHTAPAHPYLVVFALWLLVFSASSQTMVIAPILPLIREELGIADALLGTLVTVYSLMVGIMAVISGPISDRIGRRRILLLGAGAMTCALALHTFVDSFPEFLVVRVLAGAAGGVLSGAAVSYVGDYFPYRRRGWATGWVMSGSAVGLIIGIPVGVLLAGEFGFRSPFYFFGVMMALTFLLVYTRLPQPPVKRRRSRLTVNRAIAGYAVMLRRPEIAFAALAFFTVSLGVALFVVYFPTWLEAFHDATAEQIASLFLVAGVANVIAGPQAGRLSDRVGRKVMVISSCLGLSVVMLATVPLITSLWVAYPLYALMMMLIAMRTSPYSALLTALVPANRRGSLMSLTVALGQVGFALGAMLAGYSYANLGFGGNTVIGAVAVLCMGWMVWARLPEPERE from the coding sequence GTGAAGGAGCATACCGCACCGGCCCACCCCTACCTCGTCGTCTTCGCCCTCTGGCTGCTCGTGTTCTCGGCGAGCAGTCAGACCATGGTGATCGCCCCGATCCTGCCCCTGATCCGCGAAGAGCTGGGCATCGCCGATGCTCTTCTGGGCACCCTGGTCACGGTCTACAGCCTGATGGTGGGGATCATGGCCGTGATCTCCGGCCCGATCTCCGACCGCATCGGCCGGCGCCGCATCCTGCTGCTGGGAGCGGGGGCGATGACCTGCGCTCTGGCCCTGCACACCTTCGTGGATTCCTTTCCGGAGTTCCTCGTGGTGCGCGTGCTCGCGGGCGCCGCGGGCGGCGTGCTCTCCGGCGCGGCCGTCTCCTACGTCGGCGACTATTTCCCCTACAGGCGGCGCGGATGGGCGACCGGCTGGGTCATGAGCGGGTCGGCCGTCGGCCTCATCATCGGCATCCCCGTGGGCGTCCTGCTGGCGGGTGAATTCGGCTTCCGCAGCCCCTTCTACTTCTTCGGCGTCATGATGGCGCTGACCTTCCTGCTGGTGTACACGCGGCTGCCGCAGCCCCCCGTGAAGCGCCGGCGCTCGCGGTTGACGGTCAACCGCGCGATCGCGGGCTACGCCGTCATGCTGCGCCGCCCGGAGATCGCCTTTGCCGCGCTCGCCTTCTTCACCGTGTCGCTCGGCGTCGCGCTTTTCGTGGTCTACTTCCCCACCTGGCTGGAAGCCTTCCACGACGCCACCGCCGAACAGATCGCATCGCTGTTCCTGGTGGCCGGAGTGGCCAACGTCATCGCGGGCCCCCAGGCCGGGAGACTGTCGGATCGGGTGGGCCGCAAAGTGATGGTGATCTCCTCCTGCCTGGGCCTCTCGGTGGTCATGCTCGCGACGGTGCCGCTCATCACCAGCCTCTGGGTCGCCTATCCGCTCTACGCCTTGATGATGATGCTGATCGCGATGCGCACGAGCCCGTACTCGGCACTCCTGACGGCGCTCGTGCCCGCCAACCGGCGCGGTTCTCTCATGAGCCTGACGGTCGCGCTCGGGCAGGTGGGATTCGCGCTGGGCGCGATGTTGGCGGGGTACTCCTATGCGAACCTGGGATTCGGCGGCAACACCGTCATCGGGGCGGTCGCGGTGCTGTGCATGGGATGGATGGTGTGGGCCCGGCTGCCCGAGCCGGAGCGGGAGTGA
- a CDS encoding ribbon-helix-helix protein, CopG family: MTPISLKMPRQLAREVTEAARRRGVSRSALIREILEAFLRSERSTQHESALSQAADLAGAFPGPEDLSVNPDYMRGFGR; encoded by the coding sequence ATGACGCCCATATCGTTGAAGATGCCGAGGCAACTGGCCCGGGAGGTCACCGAGGCCGCGCGTCGCCGTGGCGTCAGCAGATCCGCGCTGATTCGCGAGATCCTCGAGGCGTTTCTGCGCTCGGAGAGGTCCACGCAACATGAATCGGCCCTGTCTCAAGCAGCAGACCTCGCTGGCGCCTTCCCCGGGCCGGAAGACCTGTCGGTGAACCCGGACTACATGCGCGGGTTCGGTCGTTGA
- a CDS encoding PIN domain-containing protein, translating into MKPEVILDTGPLIAFLNPRDRYHRWAREQWARASPPFLTCEAVIAEACFLAHRLATGAQGAVVSLIERGVLDASFRLGDEAGTVRRMMKKYHDVPMSLADACIVRMSQQHPGSVVLTLDSDFRIFRRSGRQPVPVRMPDG; encoded by the coding sequence TTGAAACCGGAGGTCATCCTCGATACGGGCCCATTGATCGCGTTCCTGAATCCCCGGGACAGGTATCACCGCTGGGCCCGCGAGCAGTGGGCCCGGGCAAGCCCTCCGTTCCTGACCTGTGAAGCAGTCATCGCCGAGGCCTGTTTTCTCGCGCACCGTCTCGCCACCGGAGCGCAGGGGGCGGTGGTGTCGCTGATCGAGCGCGGCGTCCTCGACGCGTCGTTTCGGCTGGGCGATGAAGCCGGTACGGTCCGGCGCATGATGAAGAAGTACCACGATGTCCCGATGTCGCTGGCGGATGCATGCATCGTCCGCATGTCGCAGCAACACCCGGGAAGCGTGGTCCTTACGCTGGACAGTGATTTCCGGATCTTTCGGCGAAGCGGGCGCCAGCCCGTGCCGGTCCGGATGCCCGACGGGTGA
- a CDS encoding amidohydrolase family protein, producing the protein MAAAFVAACLTLAAPPAVHAQEQPPGAPDSLATESLPLEPTREVRFRTEEGSWMSVDVSPDGNTLVLDLLGDLYTLPIEGGTATPLLTGPAFESQPRFSPDGTEIVFVSDRSGGQNLWVLAADGSDTTQITRGNDNLYTSPEWSPDGDYLVASRTFSPLGGAAKPWLFHRDGGSGIALIDEPEQLKAIGAAFDPGGRYIYLAQGTRDWTYDAAFPKYQLIRYDRETGRQATVTGRYGSGFRPAVSPDGGTLVYGSRHEDATGLRARDLATGDERWLVYPVQRDDMESRATLDLLPGYAFTPDASSLVASYGGRLWRVPLDGSEPAAIPFTADVVVHAGPRLDFDYPVEDTPTFRVRQIRDVVLSPDGSEVAFTALGRLYVMDADGGAPRRIGADIEGALFHPAWSRDGETIAAVSWLEPGGGHLWTVPADDGDARRLSQAPHYVQAPAWSPDGNRVVVLRAAVRSRLPGAGGGSQTDVVWYGSSATGAPTVVAEALGRSQPHFRADQPDRIYMHAGARGLVSLRWDGTDEKEHLKVTGFSANRGGPPANASSIRMSPAGGRALARVGNDLYLLTVPQVGGEAPTISVRNPSGAPVPVTRITDFGGEFPSWSSDGQIVAWALGNAYFRYDPAAAEAFADSVEAAGDDPETEEPAGDPVEGGAEAAASAARYQPVEVRVALDAPRDLPTGRLLLSGARLITMRGDEVIERGDILVDGNRIVALGPAGSLDVPEGTEVRDVTGMTITPGFVDTHAHLRPPAGVHTTQPWGYLANLAFGVTTTRDPQTGVSDVLTYADRVRSGDILGPRIYSTGPGVFGNYQAREGIRDLDHARDILKRYSEYYDTKTFKMYLAGNRQQRQWLVMAARELELMPTTEAGLDFQLDLTHAIDGYPGIEHNLPVYPLYRDVVRLFSETKVVNTPTLIVSFGGPMGEIYWFTRGDVHDNERLARFTPHETLDARTRRRAGAAGAVAWAMDEEYVFEDHARFLADVVADGGFAGVGSHGQLQGLGFHWELWMVGSGGMSNHDALRSATIFGAHGIGLERELGSLEPGKLADLAILSRNPLDDLRNSVSVEQVMINGRLFEAETLDEVWPRQRPLGYRGFVEDEPGGGER; encoded by the coding sequence ATGGCTGCGGCCTTCGTGGCTGCCTGCCTGACCCTTGCTGCTCCGCCCGCGGTCCACGCCCAGGAGCAACCCCCCGGCGCTCCCGACTCCCTCGCCACCGAATCCCTCCCGCTGGAGCCGACCCGCGAGGTCCGCTTCCGCACCGAGGAGGGCTCGTGGATGTCGGTCGACGTGAGCCCGGACGGCAACACGCTCGTCCTCGACCTGCTCGGCGACCTCTACACCCTTCCCATCGAGGGCGGGACGGCAACGCCGCTCCTGACGGGCCCCGCGTTCGAGAGTCAGCCGCGCTTCAGCCCGGACGGCACCGAGATCGTGTTCGTCTCGGACCGGAGCGGGGGACAGAACCTGTGGGTGCTCGCAGCGGACGGCTCCGACACCACGCAGATCACGCGCGGCAACGACAACCTGTACACGTCGCCCGAGTGGTCGCCGGACGGGGACTACCTGGTGGCGTCGCGCACCTTCAGCCCGCTGGGCGGGGCCGCCAAGCCGTGGCTCTTCCACCGCGACGGCGGGAGCGGGATCGCCCTGATCGACGAGCCCGAGCAGCTCAAGGCCATCGGTGCCGCCTTCGACCCTGGCGGGCGCTACATCTACCTGGCGCAGGGGACGCGCGACTGGACCTATGACGCGGCCTTCCCCAAGTACCAGCTCATCCGCTACGACCGCGAGACGGGGCGGCAGGCCACGGTGACCGGACGTTACGGGTCTGGGTTCCGGCCCGCCGTGTCCCCGGACGGCGGCACCCTGGTGTACGGTTCCCGGCACGAGGATGCTACCGGGCTGCGCGCCCGCGATCTGGCCACAGGCGACGAGCGCTGGCTGGTCTACCCGGTGCAGCGCGACGACATGGAGAGCCGCGCGACCCTCGACCTGCTTCCGGGCTACGCCTTCACGCCCGACGCCTCGTCGCTCGTCGCCTCCTATGGCGGGCGGCTCTGGCGGGTGCCGCTGGACGGGAGCGAGCCCGCCGCGATCCCCTTCACGGCCGATGTGGTGGTCCACGCGGGGCCCCGCCTGGACTTCGACTACCCGGTCGAGGACACGCCAACCTTCCGCGTGCGCCAGATCCGCGACGTGGTGCTCTCGCCGGACGGAAGCGAGGTGGCCTTCACCGCGCTGGGGCGGCTGTATGTCATGGACGCGGATGGGGGCGCGCCGCGGCGCATCGGGGCGGACATCGAAGGCGCCCTGTTCCACCCGGCCTGGTCGCGCGACGGCGAGACCATCGCGGCGGTAAGCTGGCTGGAGCCCGGCGGCGGGCACCTGTGGACGGTGCCGGCCGATGACGGCGACGCCCGCCGGCTCTCGCAGGCGCCGCACTACGTGCAAGCCCCCGCGTGGTCGCCCGACGGCAACCGGGTCGTGGTCCTGCGGGCCGCGGTGCGCAGCCGCCTGCCCGGAGCGGGGGGCGGCAGCCAGACCGACGTCGTCTGGTACGGGTCCAGCGCGACCGGCGCACCCACCGTCGTGGCCGAAGCCCTGGGCCGCTCGCAGCCGCACTTCCGCGCCGACCAGCCCGACCGCATCTACATGCATGCGGGCGCGCGCGGGCTGGTTTCCCTGCGCTGGGACGGCACCGACGAGAAGGAGCACCTCAAGGTGACCGGTTTTTCGGCCAACCGGGGCGGCCCGCCCGCCAACGCGTCCTCGATCCGCATGTCCCCAGCCGGGGGCCGCGCGCTGGCCAGGGTGGGCAACGACCTCTATCTGTTAACCGTGCCGCAGGTGGGCGGCGAGGCGCCGACGATATCGGTCCGCAATCCCTCTGGCGCGCCCGTGCCCGTCACCCGGATCACCGACTTCGGTGGCGAGTTTCCGTCGTGGAGCAGCGACGGCCAGATCGTCGCCTGGGCGCTGGGGAACGCGTATTTCCGATACGACCCGGCAGCGGCGGAGGCGTTCGCGGACAGCGTGGAGGCGGCCGGCGACGACCCTGAGACGGAGGAACCCGCCGGCGATCCGGTCGAAGGCGGTGCGGAGGCGGCCGCCTCCGCCGCCCGCTACCAGCCCGTCGAAGTGCGCGTCGCCCTCGACGCGCCCCGCGATCTTCCGACGGGACGACTGCTGCTCAGCGGCGCCCGCCTGATCACCATGCGGGGCGACGAAGTCATCGAGCGGGGCGACATCCTGGTCGATGGCAACCGCATCGTCGCGCTCGGCCCGGCCGGGTCGCTGGACGTCCCCGAAGGCACCGAGGTCCGCGACGTCACGGGCATGACCATCACACCCGGCTTCGTGGACACCCACGCCCACCTCCGTCCGCCGGCCGGCGTCCACACCACGCAGCCGTGGGGCTACCTCGCCAACCTGGCCTTCGGCGTCACCACCACGCGCGACCCGCAGACCGGCGTCTCGGACGTCCTCACCTACGCCGACCGGGTGCGCTCGGGCGACATCCTGGGGCCGCGCATCTACTCCACCGGGCCGGGGGTCTTCGGCAACTACCAGGCACGCGAAGGGATCCGCGACCTCGACCACGCGCGCGACATCCTCAAGCGGTACTCGGAGTACTACGACACCAAGACGTTCAAGATGTACCTCGCGGGCAACCGCCAGCAGCGGCAGTGGCTGGTCATGGCCGCGCGCGAACTGGAGCTCATGCCCACGACCGAGGCCGGCCTGGACTTCCAGCTCGACCTCACGCACGCCATCGACGGCTACCCCGGCATCGAGCACAACCTGCCCGTCTATCCCCTCTATCGGGATGTCGTGCGGCTCTTTTCCGAGACGAAGGTCGTGAACACCCCGACGCTCATCGTCTCCTTCGGCGGTCCGATGGGCGAGATCTACTGGTTCACGCGTGGAGACGTCCACGACAACGAGCGCCTGGCCCGCTTCACCCCGCACGAGACCCTCGATGCGCGCACGCGCCGCCGTGCCGGGGCCGCGGGGGCCGTGGCCTGGGCCATGGACGAGGAATACGTCTTCGAGGACCACGCCCGCTTCCTCGCCGATGTCGTGGCCGACGGCGGCTTCGCGGGGGTGGGGAGCCACGGCCAGTTGCAGGGCCTGGGCTTCCACTGGGAGCTCTGGATGGTGGGTTCAGGCGGAATGTCGAACCACGACGCCCTCCGGTCCGCGACCATCTTTGGCGCCCATGGCATAGGGCTCGAGAGGGAGCTCGGGTCGCTCGAGCCCGGAAAGCTGGCCGACCTGGCGATCCTTTCGCGCAACCCGCTCGACGACCTGCGCAACTCCGTATCGGTCGAGCAGGTGATGATCAACGGGCGGCTCTTCGAGGCCGAGACCCTGGACGAGGTCTGGCCGCGTCAGCGCCCGCTGGGCTATCGGGGCTTCGTGGAGGATGAGCCGGGCGGTGGCGAGCGATGA